The proteins below come from a single Vitis vinifera cultivar Pinot Noir 40024 chromosome 9, ASM3070453v1 genomic window:
- the LOC100267194 gene encoding LOW QUALITY PROTEIN: pentatricopeptide repeat-containing protein At4g31070, mitochondrial (The sequence of the model RefSeq protein was modified relative to this genomic sequence to represent the inferred CDS: deleted 1 base in 1 codon), whose translation MHIVMRKGLTSNADPTLSKVKEMVVRGAYDQTLVFYKQHLHPSTPSALHGIIPIFPSLIKATSLAPSLDFGLQLHCLVLKMGSHSHSIISNSLLSMYAKFSQVEAALLVFNTMTHRDTITWSSLVNCYAQNGYCKEASEMLKEMYTAGFLPKPQLIASIISICGRSGELRLGRQIHALVTADQRIKEELELESEQGSVFLSTALLDMYLRCGDCLMAFRVFDRIKLKNHVSWTAMVSGCCANGNYDVALHCFRAMLVEGIRPNRVTLLALLPACANFGGAKHTKQLHGYAFRHGFESDFHFSAALVHFYGESGEALRSAKLIFERMTRKDVVMWSTIIRSYSAGGNYSEAIRLFREMQLEGIAPNSVTLLPIISACTNLSSHNHGRGVHGFAFKSGLSSQVVIGNSLINMYSKCGCLMSSHQIFQEMPRRDSVSWSTLISAHGLHGQGEKALQLFREMQERGVDADAITFLAVLSACNHSGLVKEGQELFNDAMKDNKISLTMEHYACYIDLLGRSGKLQDACDMINTMPMKPSTRIWSSFVSACKVHGRLQFAEMLAHQLVKLEPGNAANYTLLSMVYAESSNWMGVEEVRKVMRDRGLRKNYGFSQIELENKS comes from the exons ATGCATATTGTGATGAGAAAAGGGCTCACATCCAATGCCGACCCCACGTTATCAAAAGTGAAAGAAATGGTAGTGAGAGGAGCATATGATCAAACACTAGTATTCTACAAGCAGCACCTCCACCCTTCCACACCCTCAGCCCTCCATGGCATCATCCCCATTTTTCCTTCCCTCATCAAAGCCACTTCTCTTGCCCCGTCCTTGGACTTCGGCCTCCAACTTCACTGCCTGGTCCTCAAAATGGGTTCTCACTCTCACTCAATTATATCCAATTCTCTCCTCTCCATGTACGCCAAGTTCTCACAAGTTGAAGCTGCACTTCTAGTGTTCAACACAATGACTCACAGAGACACCATCACATGGAGTTCATTGGTAAATTGTTATGCACAAAATGGGTATTGCAAGGAAGCTTCGGAAATGCTCAAGGAGATGTATACGGCTGGTTTTTTACCAAAGCCCCAACTTATTGCTAGCATTATATCCATTTGTGGTAGGTCCGGAGAGTTGAGATTAGGAAGACAAATTCATGCTCTTGTCACTGCCGATCAAAGGATCAAGGAGGAGTTGGAGTTGGAATCGGAGCAGGGGTCAGTTTTTTTATCGACAGCTCTGCTGGACATGTACTTGAGATGTGGGGACTGTCTCATGGCGTTTCGTGTATTTGATAGAATAAAGTTGAAAAATCATGTGTCCTGGACCGCCATGGTTTCGGGGTGCTGTGCTAATGGGAATTATGATGTGGCACTCCATTGTTTTCGAGCAATGCTGGTTGAAGGGATTAGACCCAACCGAGTAACGCTGCTTGCCCTTTTACCAGCCTGTGCCAATTTCGGTGGGGCTAAACATACTAAACAGCTTCACGGCTATGCCTTCCGTCATGGGTTTGAAtcggattttcatttttcagcAGCTCTTGTACACTTTTACGGTGAATCCGGGGAGGCACTGCGTTCTGCCAAGCTAATTTTTGAGAGAATGACACGTAAAGATGTTGTGATGTGGAGTACAATCATCAGAAGCTATTCTGCAGGTGGGAACTACAGTGAAGCAATAAGGCTTTTCCGGGAGATGCAACTGGAGGGCATTGCCCCCAACTCTGTAACTCTCTTGCCAATAATCTCTGCCTGCACCAATCTATCTTCACATAACCACGGGCGTGGAGTCCATGGCTTTGCCTTCAAGTCAGGATTAAGTTCACAAGTTGTCATTGGAAATTCCCTTATAAATATGTATTCCAAGTGTGGCTGCCTCATGTCTTctcatcaaattttccaagaaatgCCCAGAAGGGACTCTGTTTCATGGAGCACACTTATCAGCGCACATGGCCTTCATGGGCAGGGTGAAAAGGCTTTACAACTCTTTCGTGAGATGCAAGAGAGAGGGGTTGATGCAGACGCAATCACATTTCTAGCTGTTTTATCGGCTTGCAACCATTCAGGACTTGTCAAAGAGGGACAGGAGCTCTTCAATGATGCAATGAAGGATAATAAGATATCATTAACTATGGAGCATTATGCTTGCTATATTGATCTTCTTGGAAGATCAGGAAAGCTCCAAGATGCTTGTGATATGATAAACACAATGCCAATGAAACCGAGCACCAGAATTTGGAGCTCTTTCGTATCAGCTTGTAAGGTCCATGGAAGATTGCAGTTTGCAGAAATGTTGGCACATCAGCTTGTTAAGCTAGAACCTGGGAATGCTGCCAACTATACATTG TTAAGCATGGTTTATGCTGAATCCAGTAACTGGATGGGTGTGGAAGAAGTGAGGAAAGTGATGAGAGACAGAGGATTAAGGAAAAACTACGGCTTCAGCCAAATTGAACTGGAGAATAAAAGTTGA
- the LOC100256735 gene encoding 3-ketoacyl-CoA synthase 15 has translation MASHNQEHLSTEIVNRGIADSGPYAGSLSFSVRVRRGLPDFLNSVNLKYVKLGYGYLISHGFYFLTAPVVLVIFGAQIGKLTWDDFCLKCDLMNALFMMGLLSLILYIHLDLKPRSTYLVDFACYRPPDELKTSKEKFIELARKSGNFDDVAIEFQQRVLKNSGIGDETYLPTGIFHAGHRRTLKDGREEAAMVMFGAVNELLAATKIKIKDIRILIVNCGMLNTTPSLSAMLVNHFKLGHYVQSFNLGGMGCAAGVIAIDLARDLLNAYRGSYALVVSTEAVSYSWYSGKDIHMLLPNCFFRMGAAAMLLSNCHLDRWRSKYELKQLVRTHKGMDNRSFKSILLKEDGEGKQGLSVSKDVVEVGSHALKDNITTLGPLVLPFSEQLHFFTTLLFHNSKPYIPNYKLAFEHVCILATSKQVLDEIQKNLKLTEEYMEASRRTLERFGNTSSSSIWYELSYLEANRRVKRGDRIWQIAFGSGFKCNSVVWKALRNVGMPKHSPWFEN, from the exons ATGGCAAGTCATAACCAGGAGCATCTTTCCACTGAGATTGTGAACCGGGGCATCGCTGATTCTGGTCCATATGCAGGGTCCCTGAGCTTCTCTGTGAGAGTCAGGCGTGGCTTGCCAGATTTCCTTAATTCAGTTAACCTGAAATATGTGAAGCTTGGTTATGGTTACCTTATCAGCCATGGCTTTTACTTTCTAACTGCACCTGTTGTCCTTGTGATTTTTGGTGCCCAAATAGGAAAGCTCACATGGGATGATTTTTGCTTGAAATGTGACCTTATGAATGCCCTCTTCATGATGGGGTTACTGAGCTTAATACTCTACATTCATCTAGATTTAAAGCCTCGCTCTACTTATTTGGTTGATTTTGCTTGTTATCGCCCACCTGATGAGCTTAAG ACCTCAAAAGAGAAATTCATCGAATTGGCCAGAAAATCTGGCAACTTTGATGATGTTGCCATTGAATTTCAGCAGCGAGTGCTCAAGAATTCTGGCATTGGAGATGAAACCTACTTGCCGACAGGAATATTTCATGCCGGTCACAGGAGAACCCTCAAGGATGGCAGGGAAGAAGCCGCAATGGTCATGTTTGGAGCTGTAAATGAGCTCCTTGCTGCCACTAAAATCAAGATCAAGGACATTAGAATCCTCATTGTAAACTGCGGAATGCTGAATACGACTCCATCGCTCTCTGCCATGTTGGTGAACCACTTTAAGCTGGGGCATTATGTTCAAAGCTTCAATCTTGGAGGCATGGGCTGTGCTGCAGGAGTAATAGCCATAGATCTAGCAAGAGACCTTTTGAATGCCTACCGGGGCTCATATGCACTAGTTGTGAGCACGGAAGCTGTGAGCTACTCTTGGTACAGCGGGAAAGACATCCACATGCTTCTTCCTAATTGCTTCTTCCGAATGGGGGCTGCCGCCATGTTGCTCTCCAATTGCCACCTAGACCGATGGCGCTCCAAGTACGAACTCAAACAG TTGGTCAGAACTCACAAAGGCATGGATAACAGAAGCTTCAAAAGCATACTTCTCAAGGAAGATGGTGAAGGGAAACAAGGGCTGTCAGTGAGCAAAGATGTGGTTGAAGTGGGAAGCCATGCACTTAAGGACAACATCACAACCTTGGGACCTCTAGTTCTTCCCTTTTCTGAACAACTCCATTTCTTCACCACTCTGCTCTTCCACAACTCCAAGCCTTATATTCCTAACTACAAGCTCGCCTTCGAGCATGTTTGCATACTGGCCACCAGCAAGCAGGTCCTAGATGAGATACAGAAGAACTTAAAGCTCACTGAGGAGTACATGGAGGCATCAAGAAGAACTTTGGAGCGTTTTGGGAACACTTCTAGTAGTAGCATTTGGTACGAATTATCCTACTTGGAGGCAAACCGAAGGGTGAAGAGAGGAGATAGGATTTGGCAAATCGCATTTGGGTCGGGTTTTAAGTGCAATAGTGTTGTTTGGAAGGCTCTTAGGAATGTTGGGATGCCCAAGCACAGCCCATGGTTTGAGAATTGA
- the LOC100251609 gene encoding glucan endo-1,3-beta-glucosidase 6 → MGWLSVAYGLVSVFSLVVHSVSGIGANWGTQATHPLPPETVVDLLRDNGIDKVKLFDADYGNLKALGKTRIEVMVGIPNEMLASLAGSVKSAEKWVAKNVSEHMTTNNVNIRYVAVGNEPFLETYNGSFLRTTFPALQNIQSALIKAGLGNQVKVTVPLNADVYASSSGLPSGGDFRTDIHDYMIPIVKFLMDNNAPFTVNIYPFISLYIDSNFPVEYAFFDGNASPINDGGTYYYNMFDANYDTLVWALEKNGFGNLPIIVGEIGWPTDGDQNANLDYAQRFNQGFMTHISGGKGTPKRAGPVDAYLFSLIDEDAKSIQPGSFERHWGVFYFDGSPKYQFNLGTTNSGSLIPARNVKHLEQKWCVMKPSAGLDDPQVAPSVQYACEKADCTSLGYQTSCGGLDARGNISYAFNSYYQTHNQLDTACQFPNVSKIVKTDPSTGTCIFRIGIQQYYGSADRKKGGLQSPLILVGHLILFLLTVL, encoded by the exons ATGGGGTGGTTGTCAGTGGCATATGGGTTGGTTTCAGTGTTTTCATTGGTGGTGCATTCAGTGAGTGGCATTGGTGCCAACTGGGGGACACAGGCAACCCACCCTTTGCCTCCTGAAACTGTAGTGGATCTGCTGAGGGACAATGGGATTGACAAGGTTAAGCTTTTCGATGCTGATTACGGAAACTTGAAAGCTCTAGGTAAGACTCGGATTGAGGTTATGGTGGGCATCCCCAACGAGATGCTTGCATCTCTGGCTGGCAGTGTCAAGTCTGCTGAGAAATGGGTTGCTAAAAATGTCTCTGAACATATGACCACCAATAATGTTAACATCAG GTATGTTGCAGTTGGAAATGAACCTTTCTTGGAAACATATAATGGGAGTTTTCTCAGGACAACCTTCCCTGCCCTCCAGAATATTCAATCTGCCCTGATAAAAGCTGGCCTTGGCAACCAAGTGAAGGTCACTGTCCCCCTTAATGCTGATGTCTATGCGAGCTCAAGTGGCCTTCCATCTGGAGGTGACTTTCGGACTGACATCCATGATTATATGATTCCTATTGTCAAGTTCTTGATGGACAATAATGCGCCCTTTACTGTCAACATCTACCCCTTCATAAGCCTCTATATTGATTCCAACTTCCCTGTTGAGTATGCATTCTTTGATGGCAATGCATCCCCGATAAATGATGGTGGGACATACTATTACAACATGTTTGATGCAAATTACGATACTCTTGTTTGGGCCCttgaaaaaaatgggtttggGAACCTACCCATCATAGTAGGAGAAATTGGATGGCCCACTGATGGGGATCAAAATGCAAACTTAGATTATGCTCAGCGGTTCAACCAAGGGTTCATGACCCATATTTCTGGTGGGAAAGGAACCCCAAAGAGAGCTGGACCTGTAGAtgcttatttatttagtttgattGATGAGGATGCCAAGAGCATTCAGCCAGGGAGTTTTGAGCGCCATTGGGGGGTATTTTATTTTGATGGGTCACCGAAGTACCAATTCAACCTTGGTACCACAAACTCAGGGTCTTTGATTCCCGCAAGAAATGTGAAACATCTGGAGCAAAAATGGTGTGTGATGAAGCCATCAGCTGGCCTTGATGATCCGCAAGTGGCACCAAGTGTGCAATATGCTTGTGAAAAAGCTGACTGCACTAGTCTTGGGTATCAGACATCTTGTGGAGGTTTAGATGCTCGGGGGAACATTTCTTATGCATTTAATAGTTACTACCAGACACACAATCAGCTCGACACCGCCTGCCAGTTTCCAAATGTTTCAAAGATTGTCAAAACCGACCCATCAACTGGAACTTGCATATTTAGGATTGGGATACAGCAGTATTATGGAAGTGCTGATAGAAAAAAGGGGGGTCTTCAAAGCCCATTGATTTTGGTTGGGCATCTCATTCTCTTTTTGTTGACCGTTCTGTGA